The proteins below come from a single Desulfovibrio sp. JC022 genomic window:
- the cbiD gene encoding cobalt-precorrin-5B (C(1))-methyltransferase CbiD encodes MSKRDLSKEQLREGYTTGSSATAAAMAAIRVLFSDDTPEQIEIPLPVKGTLNIPIARVEKEGKCARGVVIKDGGDDPDATHGHEIHALVEISEAETLRVEVEGGIGVGRVTLPGLPVPVGEAAINPVPRKQIISGVIKETNEVTPDFAGLIRITIEVPQGETIANETMNARLGILGGISILGTQGIVRPFSHASWKASIAQSLNVARASGLDEIVFTTGRRSEQFYLEQFPETPPIGVVQAADFFKFSMQQARLKEMRTVRWSIFIGKVVKHAMGFPYTHAKDWAIDFDLLADWCAELGMPEELTEKNRAAITARHIYEMVPEESREAFIRMLVRKARESACGFSGNSEVAIKYVLFDFEGKMIYSPENQK; translated from the coding sequence ATGAGTAAAAGAGATCTGAGTAAAGAACAGCTCCGCGAGGGCTATACCACCGGATCTTCAGCAACCGCAGCAGCCATGGCTGCTATCCGGGTTTTGTTTAGCGATGACACGCCGGAACAAATTGAAATTCCTCTTCCGGTCAAAGGGACCTTGAACATTCCTATTGCACGGGTGGAAAAAGAAGGTAAGTGCGCACGCGGTGTGGTCATTAAAGACGGCGGAGACGACCCGGACGCCACCCACGGGCATGAAATTCATGCGCTGGTGGAAATAAGCGAAGCCGAAACCCTGCGAGTTGAAGTTGAAGGCGGCATTGGCGTTGGCCGGGTAACCCTGCCGGGACTGCCTGTCCCTGTTGGCGAAGCTGCCATCAATCCCGTGCCCCGCAAACAGATCATTTCCGGAGTCATCAAGGAGACCAACGAAGTGACGCCGGATTTCGCAGGACTAATTAGAATCACCATTGAAGTGCCGCAGGGCGAAACAATCGCCAATGAAACCATGAATGCCCGGCTGGGCATTCTGGGAGGAATCTCCATACTGGGCACCCAAGGAATTGTGCGCCCCTTTAGTCATGCTTCGTGGAAAGCATCAATCGCCCAGTCTTTAAACGTGGCCCGAGCCAGTGGTCTGGATGAAATAGTATTCACAACCGGAAGGCGCAGTGAGCAGTTCTATCTGGAACAATTCCCCGAAACCCCGCCCATCGGTGTGGTGCAGGCTGCTGATTTTTTTAAATTTTCCATGCAACAGGCCAGACTGAAAGAAATGCGCACGGTACGTTGGTCCATTTTCATCGGTAAGGTGGTCAAACACGCCATGGGTTTTCCCTACACCCACGCCAAAGACTGGGCCATTGATTTTGACCTTCTGGCCGATTGGTGCGCGGAACTGGGCATGCCAGAGGAATTGACAGAAAAAAACCGGGCCGCGATAACGGCCCGGCATATATATGAAATGGTCCCCGAAGAATCACGCGAAGCTTTCATCCGCATGCTGGTCCGTAAAGCACGCGAAAGTGCCTGTGGATTCAGCGGGAACTCGGAGGTAGCAATAAAGTACGTCCTTTTTGATTTTGAGGGCAAAATGATCTATTCCCCCGAAAATCAGAAATAA
- a CDS encoding GGDEF domain-containing protein has product MSEKKSPKTERQFNSHFIRRLFCFASLAGIAILAVILSNIYTQDLYRELADKNTQISENLIVEKKRFLREAIALNEPHNRATATELHLDKVDKIIKEDAGITKGTYRSQLKMTISISLLGIILAALIIIFLEKYISKLILDYETRINELESLSSIDKLTGLANRIKLDEMFNYEISKAQRHGNSFSILLLDLDRFKNINDNFGHDIGDMVLQQTAQLLKNNLRKTDTIGRWSGEEFLIIAPETGNEKAILLAEKIRKIIAGHYYTPVGTVTCSIGIGSFNGEDSRESLTERADRALYMAKDNGRNRAVYGEM; this is encoded by the coding sequence ATGTCTGAGAAAAAGTCCCCCAAAACCGAAAGACAATTCAATAGCCATTTCATACGGAGACTTTTTTGTTTTGCTTCACTGGCAGGTATCGCAATATTGGCGGTTATTCTTTCCAATATATATACGCAAGACCTCTACCGGGAACTGGCAGATAAAAATACGCAGATCTCAGAAAATCTGATTGTGGAGAAAAAACGATTTCTACGCGAGGCAATTGCCTTGAACGAACCACACAACAGGGCAACAGCCACAGAACTACACCTCGATAAAGTGGATAAGATCATCAAAGAAGATGCTGGCATAACAAAGGGGACATACAGGTCTCAGTTGAAAATGACCATTTCCATTTCTCTTCTAGGGATCATCCTTGCAGCACTGATTATCATATTTCTTGAAAAATATATTTCAAAGCTTATCTTAGACTACGAGACTCGCATCAACGAACTGGAAAGCCTTTCAAGCATCGACAAACTCACCGGGCTAGCGAACAGAATCAAGCTGGATGAGATGTTCAATTACGAAATAAGCAAGGCGCAGCGGCACGGCAATTCCTTCTCCATTCTGCTGCTCGATCTGGACAGGTTCAAGAATATTAACGACAATTTCGGCCATGATATCGGGGACATGGTTCTTCAGCAAACAGCACAACTATTGAAAAACAACCTGCGCAAAACAGACACCATCGGTCGATGGAGCGGAGAAGAATTTCTGATTATTGCCCCTGAAACAGGAAACGAGAAGGCCATTCTGCTGGCAGAAAAAATACGTAAAATTATTGCCGGACACTACTATACACCGGTCGGGACCGTCACCTGCTCCATAGGCATCGGTTCTTTTAACGGAGAAGACAGCAGGGAAAGTCTGACCGAACGAGCCGACCGGGCACTATATATGGCAAAAGACAACGGACGAAACAGGGCCGTATACGGAGAAATGTAA
- a CDS encoding secondary thiamine-phosphate synthase enzyme YjbQ, with protein METLQIRTNSREEMIDITESVRKLIRDNGWQSGALLLYCPHTTGAITVNEGADPDVVRDITVNMRKLVPHQGDYRHMEGNSDAHIKTSMFGPEQMLIVENGDVMLGTWQRIFFCEFDGPRSRKLWAQWLGAS; from the coding sequence GTGGAAACTTTACAGATCAGAACTAACAGCCGCGAAGAAATGATCGACATAACTGAATCAGTGCGCAAGCTGATCAGAGACAACGGCTGGCAGTCCGGCGCGCTGCTGCTCTACTGCCCGCACACCACAGGTGCAATAACAGTCAACGAAGGAGCAGACCCGGACGTTGTCCGCGACATCACCGTGAACATGCGCAAACTGGTGCCCCATCAAGGGGACTACCGGCACATGGAAGGTAACTCCGATGCCCACATCAAAACCAGTATGTTCGGGCCGGAACAGATGCTCATCGTTGAGAACGGAGATGTCATGCTCGGCACATGGCAGCGTATCTTTTTCTGTGAGTTTGACGGGCCGCGAAGCAGAAAGCTTTGGGCGCAGTGGTTGGGAGCAAGTTAA
- a CDS encoding cobyrinate a,c-diamide synthase, producing the protein MNSIKGFIVAGTHSGCGKTSVTLGLMAALARRNIKVQPFKTGPDFIDPGHHSRAAGRTCHNLDGWMLSGKTLRDIFSRYSQDADACIVEGVMGLYDGYSALDETGSTAHLSKELNLPVILVVDAGSMARSAAALVQGFCNFDPETPVAGVIFNRVGSSNHAQILTEAISLTEVPLVGCLPRREEIATPSRHLGLVTPEHLEDLEFKYNALADWVEENLDLDQIIEALPDIPLQPRFDEVPMIPRTRIGIAQDDAFSFYYEENLRLLREAGAELIPFSPIEDKALPEGISGLYFGGGYPELAAFDLAQNTKLRRAIAEFSAAGHPVYAECGGFMYLMESICKDDRVFPMCGIFPFRSAMQSRFQSLGYRGVELSHDTILGPAGTMIRGHEFHYSALEDMPENLRKSYQVTCKKKISASEGFIANENTLGSYIHLHFASNPQVAKNFVEACMASSHAEEI; encoded by the coding sequence ATGAACTCCATCAAAGGCTTCATTGTAGCAGGAACCCACAGCGGTTGCGGCAAGACCTCGGTAACACTGGGGCTTATGGCTGCGCTCGCCCGTCGCAATATCAAAGTCCAGCCCTTTAAGACCGGGCCGGACTTCATTGATCCGGGGCACCATAGCCGTGCAGCCGGACGGACCTGCCACAACCTTGACGGCTGGATGCTTTCGGGCAAAACCCTGCGCGATATATTTTCCCGCTACTCACAGGACGCTGACGCCTGCATTGTTGAAGGCGTCATGGGCCTGTACGACGGCTATTCCGCGCTGGATGAAACAGGTTCCACCGCCCATCTTTCCAAAGAGCTGAACCTGCCGGTAATTCTGGTTGTGGATGCCGGGTCCATGGCCCGTTCCGCAGCTGCGCTGGTGCAGGGATTCTGCAATTTTGATCCTGAAACCCCTGTGGCGGGGGTTATCTTCAACCGCGTTGGAAGCAGCAATCACGCCCAGATCCTGACCGAAGCCATCTCACTTACAGAGGTCCCCCTTGTGGGCTGTCTTCCCCGCAGGGAAGAAATAGCCACGCCCTCCCGTCATCTGGGACTTGTAACCCCGGAACACCTTGAAGACCTTGAATTCAAATACAATGCCCTTGCGGACTGGGTTGAAGAAAACCTTGATCTGGACCAGATAATCGAAGCCCTGCCTGACATTCCCCTGCAACCGCGTTTTGATGAAGTACCCATGATCCCTCGAACCCGCATCGGGATTGCGCAGGATGATGCCTTTTCATTTTACTACGAAGAAAACCTGCGTCTGCTGCGCGAAGCAGGAGCGGAGCTTATCCCCTTTTCCCCCATAGAAGACAAAGCCCTGCCTGAAGGTATTTCCGGACTTTATTTCGGTGGCGGCTACCCGGAACTGGCCGCCTTTGATCTGGCCCAGAATACCAAGCTGCGCCGGGCCATTGCTGAGTTTTCTGCGGCAGGCCATCCGGTATATGCAGAATGCGGCGGTTTCATGTATCTCATGGAATCCATTTGCAAAGATGACCGTGTTTTCCCCATGTGCGGCATATTCCCCTTCCGCAGTGCCATGCAGTCCCGTTTCCAATCCCTTGGGTACCGCGGTGTTGAACTTTCCCATGACACAATCCTCGGTCCGGCTGGAACTATGATCCGTGGTCATGAATTCCATTATTCCGCATTGGAAGATATGCCGGAAAATCTGCGAAAATCCTATCAGGTGACCTGCAAGAAAAAAATTTCCGCAAGCGAAGGATTCATTGCCAATGAAAACACGCTGGGCAGTTATATTCATCTTCATTTTGCCAGTAATCCGCAGGTTGCAAAGAATTTTGTAGAAGCCTGCATGGCCTCTTCACACGCGGAAGAAATTTAA
- the cbiE gene encoding precorrin-6y C5,15-methyltransferase (decarboxylating) subunit CbiE, whose product MKHNMIHPLQIIGLHPGSLEPSQKAAENISKADILSGGKRLLEAFPKFKGEKIPFSSPVKEYAKTLEKLLAKGKKVVLLADGDPLLFGIAQSLIPMLGEENVTITPSLSTIQLGAARLGCSWKDFEIISLHGRNDFSPLFGAMQRKKDCAVYTDQTNTPQAIAKRLLEKGVDNYFMVVLARLGTPEEKITRGRPESFLNFTCADLNIVILTVDNKESSTKIFGREDDSFTREKGLITKLPVRSTGIALLDIRPNQTVWDLGAGCGSVAIDASFITTGSRFFAIEQKPERVEMIKENIRRFKAWSVEPTCGTMPQALAELPDPERIFMGGGIGRDDSVIREAAKRLKPGGRLVVHAILMGSIQRSRDLFEELGWNWQSMQIQASTSDKLAGDIRYKAHNPVTILWADKPEG is encoded by the coding sequence ATGAAACATAACATGATACATCCTCTGCAAATAATCGGACTCCATCCGGGCAGCCTTGAGCCGTCGCAAAAGGCAGCAGAAAACATTTCCAAAGCCGATATACTCAGCGGAGGAAAAAGGCTGCTGGAAGCATTTCCAAAGTTCAAAGGAGAAAAGATCCCCTTCAGTTCCCCGGTAAAGGAATATGCAAAGACTCTTGAAAAATTACTCGCCAAGGGTAAAAAAGTAGTCTTGCTGGCTGATGGCGACCCACTGCTCTTCGGCATTGCCCAGTCCCTTATTCCCATGCTGGGTGAAGAAAACGTAACGATCACGCCCTCGCTATCCACAATTCAGCTCGGAGCGGCAAGATTGGGATGTAGCTGGAAAGATTTTGAAATTATTTCCCTGCATGGAAGAAACGACTTTTCCCCACTTTTCGGAGCCATGCAGCGCAAGAAAGATTGCGCCGTCTACACGGATCAAACCAATACCCCGCAAGCCATTGCCAAGCGGCTGCTAGAAAAAGGGGTTGATAATTACTTCATGGTCGTGCTGGCCCGGCTTGGCACCCCCGAAGAGAAAATCACCCGAGGCAGGCCGGAATCTTTCCTGAATTTCACCTGCGCGGACCTGAACATCGTCATCCTTACTGTGGACAACAAAGAAAGCAGCACCAAAATCTTCGGGCGTGAAGACGATTCATTCACAAGGGAGAAGGGATTGATCACCAAGCTCCCGGTCCGTTCCACCGGAATCGCACTGCTGGATATCAGGCCGAACCAGACTGTCTGGGACCTCGGCGCGGGCTGCGGCTCGGTTGCCATTGATGCTTCTTTCATCACCACTGGTTCACGTTTTTTTGCAATTGAGCAGAAGCCCGAGCGGGTTGAAATGATCAAAGAAAATATCCGCAGATTCAAAGCTTGGTCCGTTGAGCCGACCTGCGGAACAATGCCGCAAGCCCTGGCTGAACTCCCGGACCCGGAACGTATTTTCATGGGCGGGGGCATCGGGCGTGATGACTCGGTTATCCGCGAAGCAGCCAAACGCCTTAAACCGGGCGGCAGACTGGTGGTCCACGCCATCCTCATGGGCAGCATCCAGCGCAGCCGCGACCTGTTCGAAGAACTGGGCTGGAACTGGCAGTCCATGCAGATTCAGGCCTCAACTTCAGATAAACTGGCCGGGGACATCCGCTACAAGGCGCACAATCCGGTAACCATACTCTGGGCCGACAAGCCCGAAGGATAA
- a CDS encoding RNA methyltransferase: MLDNLSIVLFGTKYPENVGSSARAMTNMGCNNLTLVRPASWDMDKALPLATVKARDIVEKAVVADDLSEALKGHTRVYGTTARTGGWRKGVMTPSTAAPLMVEQLRAGEKIAVVFGPEDRGLTNDETQLCSRLINIPTSHDNSSLNLSQAVLIILYECFKNALDKPYTPAGPPEERSTSFEEQEILASNLQETLLAIDFLKADNPDYWMMPVRRFMSRLDIKRNEFNLLMGICRQIKWIAGQAGKK, translated from the coding sequence ATGCTGGACAACCTGAGCATTGTACTTTTCGGTACCAAATACCCTGAAAACGTCGGATCATCGGCCCGAGCCATGACCAATATGGGCTGCAACAACCTGACTCTGGTGCGCCCTGCATCATGGGACATGGACAAGGCCCTGCCGCTGGCAACAGTGAAAGCCCGTGACATTGTGGAAAAAGCGGTAGTCGCAGACGACCTTTCCGAAGCCTTAAAAGGACATACCAGAGTATACGGAACAACCGCCCGCACCGGAGGCTGGCGCAAAGGTGTAATGACCCCGTCCACCGCGGCTCCGCTTATGGTTGAACAGCTTCGGGCAGGTGAAAAAATAGCAGTGGTATTCGGCCCGGAAGACAGAGGACTGACTAACGATGAAACCCAGCTCTGCTCAAGACTGATCAACATCCCCACCAGCCACGACAACAGCTCCCTGAACCTTTCTCAAGCAGTACTCATCATTTTGTATGAATGCTTTAAAAACGCTCTGGATAAACCCTACACTCCCGCAGGCCCGCCAGAAGAGCGTTCTACATCATTTGAAGAGCAGGAAATTCTGGCTTCCAACCTGCAAGAAACCCTGCTGGCAATTGATTTCCTGAAGGCCGACAACCCCGACTACTGGATGATGCCGGTCCGCAGGTTCATGTCCAGACTCGACATCAAACGCAACGAATTCAATCTGCTTATGGGAATATGCCGTCAGATCAAATGGATAGCCGGACAGGCAGGTAAAAAATAA
- the dinB gene encoding DNA polymerase IV, protein MQKYIMHIDMDAFFASVEQLDNPALRGKPVGVGSLHERSVLSAASYEARKFGVRSAMPVHQALKLCPQLQVVSGSRHRYKEISRKVMEVLSNYSPVVEKASIDEAYIDITGTEKLFGTPLQIAQSIKADIQKATGLTASVGIAPVKFLAKIASDLNKPDGISIIEAEQVQVFLKTLPVEKIPGVGKKALPRLRSYGITYAADLRRYPPEFWREHFGERGPVLYDKGAGIDPTPVTKGGAMKSSSAENTFGKDVSDIHTLKTLLLKQSERIAADIRKHGVKGRTITLKIKFPDFRQITRSRTLDSRTSHGGTIYKTACQILDAELPIGKIRLIGVGISNFEERNRQLSLLDDPEKPRKNKKLDQLDKAMDQVRLKFGKDILTKGRLLEDE, encoded by the coding sequence ATGCAGAAGTACATCATGCACATAGACATGGACGCCTTTTTCGCGTCCGTGGAACAACTGGACAACCCGGCCCTGCGCGGAAAACCAGTGGGCGTCGGCTCCCTGCACGAACGTTCGGTCCTAAGCGCGGCCTCTTACGAAGCGCGTAAATTCGGGGTCCGCTCAGCCATGCCCGTGCATCAGGCCCTGAAACTCTGCCCGCAATTACAGGTGGTTTCAGGAAGCAGACATCGGTACAAGGAAATTTCGCGCAAAGTCATGGAAGTACTATCCAACTACTCTCCGGTTGTGGAAAAAGCATCCATTGACGAAGCCTACATCGATATCACCGGAACGGAAAAGCTGTTCGGCACCCCGCTGCAAATTGCCCAATCCATCAAAGCCGATATCCAGAAAGCCACCGGGCTGACTGCATCAGTAGGCATTGCCCCGGTTAAATTTCTGGCCAAAATAGCCTCCGACCTCAACAAACCGGATGGCATCTCCATCATCGAAGCTGAGCAGGTGCAGGTTTTTCTGAAAACCCTGCCGGTGGAAAAAATTCCCGGTGTAGGCAAAAAAGCCCTGCCCCGACTGCGCTCCTACGGCATCACTTATGCTGCCGACCTTCGCCGCTACCCCCCGGAATTTTGGAGAGAACATTTTGGGGAGCGTGGTCCCGTCCTCTACGATAAAGGCGCAGGAATTGACCCCACCCCGGTGACCAAAGGTGGGGCCATGAAATCATCCAGCGCGGAGAACACCTTCGGCAAGGATGTTTCAGATATCCATACCCTGAAAACCCTGCTGCTCAAGCAGTCCGAACGCATTGCAGCAGATATTAGAAAACATGGGGTCAAAGGCCGGACCATCACCCTGAAAATCAAATTTCCCGATTTCCGCCAGATCACCCGCAGCCGGACCCTTGATTCACGCACCTCCCATGGTGGAACAATCTACAAAACAGCATGCCAAATACTGGATGCGGAGCTGCCAATCGGCAAAATACGACTGATTGGGGTCGGCATTTCCAATTTCGAAGAACGCAACAGGCAGCTATCCCTGCTGGATGATCCTGAAAAGCCTCGCAAAAATAAAAAACTGGACCAGCTGGACAAAGCCATGGATCAGGTACGCCTTAAATTCGGTAAGGATATCCTCACCAAAGGGAGGCTGCTGGAAGATGAGTAA
- a CDS encoding tetratricopeptide repeat protein has protein sequence MSEKNTIQDLSGVFSRQRIAKVGTGTTTRRVAQIGYYFVEQMAEDLFQVRPLNSNFVPTGDPEGITRDELLESYTPEPEMYHKQVLPNMKDLQKTLARADRHRQQGNSFSAEMEYTNAIKVDELNVRGNFGVGLCLMQRGENDRANDVFARLVSMDAPFAPEHKHMFNDFGINLRKSKMIPQAIEYYSKAIALSPEDEHLRYNLARAYFEDKQYEKVREELTKCLELNPDFAEGKKFVAYLDKNKLG, from the coding sequence ATGTCCGAAAAAAATACCATTCAAGACCTAAGCGGAGTATTCTCGCGCCAGAGAATCGCCAAGGTCGGAACCGGAACCACCACCCGCCGAGTGGCTCAGATCGGTTACTATTTTGTTGAACAAATGGCCGAAGACCTTTTTCAGGTCCGTCCTTTGAACAGTAATTTCGTCCCCACCGGTGATCCGGAAGGAATCACCCGCGACGAACTTCTTGAGTCATATACCCCGGAACCTGAAATGTACCACAAGCAGGTTCTGCCCAACATGAAGGATTTGCAAAAAACCCTCGCCCGTGCGGACCGTCACCGCCAGCAGGGAAATTCCTTCAGTGCCGAGATGGAATACACCAACGCCATCAAGGTTGATGAACTGAACGTACGTGGCAACTTCGGGGTTGGACTCTGCCTTATGCAGAGAGGTGAAAATGACCGGGCAAATGATGTTTTCGCCCGCCTTGTTTCCATGGATGCCCCCTTTGCCCCTGAACACAAGCATATGTTCAATGATTTCGGCATCAACCTGCGTAAATCAAAAATGATCCCGCAGGCCATTGAATATTACTCCAAAGCCATTGCCCTCAGCCCGGAAGATGAACACCTGCGTTACAATCTCGCCCGTGCCTACTTTGAAGACAAGCAGTACGAAAAAGTACGTGAGGAACTGACTAAGTGTCTGGAACTTAATCCTGATTTCGCTGAAGGCAAAAAATTTGTCGCTTATCTGGACAAAAATAAGCTGGGCTGA
- a CDS encoding diguanylate cyclase, which yields MHNLFVPKTISSRIKCYSFFMVGVPLIFICIMLLFFIKSAIFKAAKKELAEQVTSHKTVIEEWFRERQNNVKFLAETEALRSGDLKRISPILQKFDDTHDDISIVILVGKDGIAGKHPAGPLIDVSDREYYIKGRAGKAHVTKVLTGRGSGNPIIIFSHPVTMEDGSFGGVVILGSRLTAIDKLMKNLRFGDTGETYILNRDGYMLTESRYATQLKTEGRIKNTAILEIKTSTKGFEAALTGSQHQGPYLDYRGAKVLGASQWIRDGRWLLVSEIDYNEALNPLYSFMLTAFSGAALTLLVLTPFAVRLIRSISIPLLQLNNVARQMTLGKFDCKCAEANMPSPPDEIKQLMEVFCSMQEKVDSTVQELQKSAVTDQLTGLPNRRYLMKEGARLVDIAIRARQPCSLMIMDIDHFKVINDTYGHTMGDVVLQQMSRSFQEIVRTSDIIARYGGEEFVVVAPGSDIDSGKILAERLRQGIEARTFNNEAQPLACTISIGVAHYATDIKFGADAYEDMLARADTALYDAKNTGRNKICIAEPHNKLTDSPKGDN from the coding sequence ATGCATAATCTTTTCGTTCCAAAAACTATCAGCAGTCGGATCAAATGCTACTCTTTCTTCATGGTCGGAGTGCCCCTTATTTTTATCTGTATAATGCTCCTTTTCTTCATCAAATCAGCCATCTTCAAAGCCGCGAAAAAGGAGCTGGCTGAACAGGTTACCTCTCACAAAACAGTCATTGAGGAATGGTTCCGCGAACGACAGAACAATGTAAAATTCCTTGCCGAGACAGAGGCACTGCGTAGTGGAGACCTGAAACGGATCAGCCCAATTCTGCAAAAATTCGATGACACCCATGATGACATATCCATAGTGATTTTGGTCGGAAAGGATGGCATTGCAGGAAAACATCCGGCCGGGCCGCTCATTGATGTCTCCGACCGGGAATATTATATTAAGGGCCGAGCCGGGAAAGCGCATGTAACCAAAGTCCTGACCGGGCGCGGCTCCGGGAACCCCATAATTATTTTCTCGCATCCCGTAACCATGGAAGACGGGAGTTTCGGCGGAGTTGTTATTCTGGGTTCACGGCTGACAGCCATAGACAAGCTGATGAAGAATCTCAGATTCGGCGACACCGGAGAGACATATATCCTCAACCGCGATGGATATATGCTCACAGAATCCCGCTACGCAACACAGCTGAAAACGGAAGGCAGAATAAAGAACACTGCTATTCTGGAGATCAAAACCAGCACCAAAGGATTTGAAGCCGCCCTTACAGGCAGCCAACATCAAGGACCATACCTTGATTACCGGGGAGCAAAAGTTCTGGGTGCCAGTCAGTGGATCAGAGACGGCAGATGGCTTCTGGTCTCTGAAATTGATTACAACGAAGCCCTGAACCCGCTCTATTCCTTCATGTTGACAGCTTTCAGCGGAGCGGCTCTGACTCTGCTGGTCCTGACCCCTTTTGCAGTCAGGCTGATCCGCTCCATAAGTATTCCTTTACTGCAACTCAATAATGTTGCCCGCCAGATGACCTTGGGAAAATTCGACTGTAAATGTGCCGAGGCGAATATGCCTTCGCCTCCAGATGAAATAAAACAACTAATGGAAGTCTTCTGCTCCATGCAGGAAAAAGTGGACAGTACAGTGCAGGAATTGCAAAAATCAGCGGTAACCGACCAACTTACCGGACTGCCCAACCGACGCTACTTGATGAAGGAAGGGGCAAGATTGGTGGATATAGCCATTCGGGCAAGGCAACCCTGCTCGCTTATGATCATGGATATTGACCATTTTAAAGTTATCAATGACACATACGGGCATACTATGGGAGATGTTGTGCTCCAACAAATGAGCAGATCATTTCAGGAAATTGTGCGCACCTCGGATATCATAGCCCGTTACGGCGGGGAAGAATTCGTGGTTGTAGCACCGGGTTCCGACATTGATTCCGGGAAAATCCTCGCCGAAAGATTGCGTCAGGGCATAGAGGCCCGCACGTTCAATAACGAAGCACAGCCTCTAGCCTGCACCATTTCTATTGGAGTGGCCCATTACGCCACAGATATCAAGTTCGGGGCGGATGCCTATGAAGACATGCTGGCCCGGGCGGACACTGCCCTTTACGATGCCAAAAATACCGGGCGTAATAAAATATGCATAGCCGAACCGCATAATAAACTTACCGACTCCCCAAAAGGAGATAATTAG
- the cobM gene encoding precorrin-4 C(11)-methyltransferase, whose protein sequence is MGKVYFIGAGPGDPELITVKGQRIIREAGLVLYAGSLVPEAVIAEAREDARIENSASMSLEETDRIMQEYTAKGEIVARVHTGDPALYGAVQEQARLLQATDIEYEVIPGVTSACAAAAASGASFTVPGGTQTLILTRMAGRTPVPESESLQKLAAHNSAMAIYLSAGNPMGIQEQLLAGGMEPATPVILGYRIGWPEEKSVPTTLENLAETAEQNDFKRQTIFMILPGKDNDSESLLYDSGFSHMFRKEDT, encoded by the coding sequence ATGGGTAAAGTATATTTTATCGGAGCCGGGCCGGGCGACCCGGAACTGATCACCGTAAAAGGGCAGCGCATCATCCGCGAAGCCGGGCTGGTTCTCTATGCCGGATCACTGGTTCCTGAAGCTGTCATTGCCGAAGCACGCGAAGATGCTCGCATTGAAAACTCAGCCTCCATGTCTCTGGAAGAAACAGACCGCATCATGCAGGAATATACAGCCAAGGGTGAAATCGTGGCCCGCGTGCATACCGGTGACCCCGCGCTTTACGGAGCAGTGCAGGAGCAAGCCCGGTTACTGCAAGCAACGGACATCGAATATGAGGTCATTCCCGGTGTAACTTCAGCCTGTGCAGCAGCGGCAGCGTCCGGCGCATCCTTCACCGTTCCCGGAGGAACCCAGACCCTAATCCTGACCCGCATGGCCGGGAGAACCCCGGTGCCTGAATCCGAAAGTTTGCAAAAACTGGCCGCCCATAATTCCGCCATGGCTATTTATCTTTCAGCGGGAAACCCCATGGGCATTCAGGAACAGCTTCTAGCCGGGGGCATGGAACCGGCCACCCCGGTCATCCTCGGCTACCGTATCGGCTGGCCCGAAGAAAAGTCCGTACCGACCACCCTTGAAAATCTGGCTGAAACAGCAGAACAGAACGATTTCAAACGGCAAACCATTTTCATGATCCTGCCCGGTAAGGACAATGACAGCGAATCCCTGCTTTATGATTCAGGATTCAGCCATATGTTCCGCAAAGAAGACACATAA